The Niastella koreensis GR20-10 genome includes a window with the following:
- a CDS encoding helix-turn-helix domain-containing protein: MEDFGYKLTDLAKEYGDKGTLSKVLNYKQALSLAMIRKFSELLHIPVEALIKKYKLKE; encoded by the coding sequence ATGGAAGATTTCGGCTACAAACTTACCGACCTGGCCAAAGAATACGGCGATAAGGGCACCCTCAGCAAAGTACTGAATTACAAACAGGCGCTCTCCTTAGCTATGATCCGCAAATTCAGTGAATTGTTACATATTCCCGTTGAAGCCCTAATAAAAAAGTATAAACTCAAAGAGTAA
- a CDS encoding HD domain-containing protein, which translates to MSTHLLGRNTFGDVANAGNLMPVEEAHQLLNEWVPNDRLRLHMKQVAAVMKAWATEKEQADELTARKWELAGLLHDADWEKYPDDHCRVIVEELERRDIDPEVIHCIASHGPRYFGVEPNNIMDKMIYVFDELSGFIHASALIRPTKYDGMNVKSVMKKLKTPSFAAQVNRDDITDAIARINTPLEDIIQFIIDHQKDVQ; encoded by the coding sequence ATGTCCACTCACCTCCTCGGCCGCAACACATTTGGTGATGTTGCCAATGCCGGAAACCTGATGCCTGTTGAAGAAGCTCATCAATTATTAAACGAATGGGTGCCCAACGATCGGCTGCGCCTGCACATGAAACAGGTGGCTGCCGTAATGAAAGCCTGGGCCACTGAAAAAGAACAGGCCGATGAACTCACTGCGCGAAAATGGGAACTGGCCGGGCTGCTACACGATGCCGATTGGGAAAAATACCCCGACGACCATTGCCGGGTAATTGTTGAAGAACTGGAACGCCGTGATATAGATCCTGAAGTGATCCATTGCATTGCTTCGCATGGCCCCCGGTATTTTGGAGTAGAGCCTAATAATATCATGGATAAAATGATTTATGTATTTGATGAATTATCTGGTTTTATTCACGCATCGGCACTTATACGCCCTACCAAATACGACGGCATGAATGTGAAAAGTGTAATGAAAAAATTAAAAACACCTTCCTTCGCTGCACAGGTAAACCGGGATGATATTACCGATGCCATTGCACGCATAAACACCCCACTGGAAGATATTATTCAGTTTATCATCGATCATCAAAAAGACGTACAATAA
- a CDS encoding type II toxin-antitoxin system HigB family toxin, whose amino-acid sequence MAIFYKGCLLSYFLWLLFNGLCFPFCTGIISFSQFPNAKTLKHNRVRFEIVHNTYRIIAQIDLSNSAWKISATNLPTWPKNTAIRAPSAKY is encoded by the coding sequence ATGGCTATTTTTTATAAAGGTTGCTTACTTTCTTACTTTCTTTGGCTTCTTTTTAACGGCCTTTGCTTTCCGTTTTGTACAGGAATTATAAGTTTTAGTCAATTTCCAAATGCCAAAACACTCAAACATAACCGGGTGCGATTTGAGATTGTACACAATACTTATCGCATCATTGCTCAAATTGATTTGTCAAACTCCGCATGGAAGATTTCGGCTACAAACTTACCGACCTGGCCAAAGAATACGGCGATAAGGGCACCCTCAGCAAAGTACTGA
- a CDS encoding GyrI-like domain-containing protein translates to MKKWLLVLAFIIIAAVASIYLFIPARLDIVQSTPISCTIPGAYRNMATEEKWKNWWPGSSWQSNSFLFQNGSYTITKKLLNTLEITIHYNKLAINSTLHLLPAGGDSTTLQWMCSYPTALNPISRIQRYRQAISLKNNMAAVLGHFKSFAEKKENIYGISIRETVFRDSFLISTKKYQTAYPSVENIYSLIDDLKSYSSAQQAKPTGIPIMNITTLNPFGYQLLVALPINKEIPASGRFFNTRIPLNHFWVSRVHGGDATVKEALHQFQLYVQDYHRTVMALPFQQLITDRSKETDTTRWVTDIYVPLF, encoded by the coding sequence ATGAAAAAATGGCTATTGGTACTGGCTTTTATTATTATTGCGGCAGTTGCAAGCATTTATCTGTTTATACCTGCCCGCCTCGACATCGTTCAATCCACTCCCATTAGCTGTACCATCCCCGGCGCCTATAGAAATATGGCCACCGAAGAAAAATGGAAAAACTGGTGGCCAGGTTCCTCATGGCAAAGCAACAGCTTTCTGTTTCAAAACGGCAGCTATACGATTACAAAAAAACTGCTGAATACGCTTGAGATAACCATTCATTACAACAAATTGGCTATTAATAGTACCCTGCACCTGTTGCCGGCTGGCGGGGACTCCACAACCCTTCAATGGATGTGCAGTTATCCTACGGCGCTTAATCCCATTTCGCGTATTCAACGTTACCGGCAGGCTATTTCCTTAAAAAATAACATGGCTGCAGTGCTCGGTCACTTTAAGTCATTTGCTGAAAAGAAAGAAAACATCTATGGCATTTCCATCCGGGAAACTGTTTTTAGAGACTCATTCCTAATCAGCACAAAAAAATACCAGACCGCCTATCCTTCTGTTGAAAATATCTATTCGTTAATCGATGATTTAAAAAGCTACAGTTCCGCACAACAGGCAAAACCAACCGGTATTCCGATCATGAATATCACAACCTTAAATCCATTCGGATACCAATTACTGGTAGCCCTTCCTATAAACAAAGAGATCCCTGCCAGTGGACGATTTTTCAATACCCGTATTCCCCTGAACCACTTTTGGGTTTCACGGGTACATGGGGGCGATGCCACTGTAAAGGAGGCCTTACATCAATTTCAATTATATGTACAGGATTATCACAGAACGGTGATGGCGCTTCCCTTTCAACAACTTATTACCGACAGAAGTAAAGAAACAGACACCACCCGGTGGGTAACCGATATTTATGTGCCGCTATTTTGA
- the ltrA gene encoding group II intron reverse transcriptase/maturase, with product MEKMLTVEMQIADRARKNRSEAMTNLHQFIDEKLLHESLATLNKKGASGVDEETWIDYHKQRETRIPQLLAAFKSGNYRAPNIRRVYIPKDKGKLRPLGLPTVEDKVLQTAVTRVLRPVYEDIFYHSSYGFRPGKSQHQALEELTRQVSLEGKRYIIDADMQNYFGSINHQCLRDLLDLRIKDGVIRKMIDKWLKAGILDNGQLVYPTEGTPQGGSISPLISNVYLHYVLDEWFYQQIRPLLKGDSFLIRFADDFLLGFTNKEDALRVMHVLPKRLGKYGLMLHPEKTKLIDLTTKKGGPDQEKNTFDFLGFCHHMGFSRKGKCILKRKTSSKKLNASLNRMSEWIRNNRDKIGIQELLTGINQKLRGHYVYYGITFNSRRLNSYYRQTQRLLHKWLNRRGGKRVWIWEKIIKLTEEWLPLERPRIYHNRLLARP from the coding sequence ATGGAAAAGATGTTAACAGTTGAAATGCAGATAGCAGACCGGGCCAGGAAGAACCGGTCTGAAGCCATGACGAATCTGCATCAGTTCATCGATGAAAAGCTGCTTCATGAAAGCTTAGCTACGCTAAACAAAAAGGGAGCCAGTGGCGTCGATGAAGAAACGTGGATAGACTATCACAAACAACGGGAAACAAGAATCCCACAATTACTAGCAGCCTTTAAAAGCGGCAACTACCGGGCGCCAAACATCCGACGGGTTTATATACCCAAGGATAAAGGAAAACTTCGGCCGCTTGGACTACCTACCGTAGAAGATAAGGTGCTGCAGACTGCAGTAACTAGGGTGTTGCGACCGGTGTATGAGGATATATTCTACCACAGCTCATATGGATTCAGACCCGGTAAATCACAACATCAGGCATTGGAAGAGTTAACCCGACAAGTTAGTTTGGAAGGCAAGCGCTATATAATAGACGCTGATATGCAAAACTACTTCGGGAGTATTAATCATCAATGTCTGCGTGACCTCCTTGACCTCAGGATAAAAGATGGCGTGATTAGAAAGATGATCGACAAATGGCTCAAAGCCGGCATACTGGATAACGGACAACTTGTGTATCCGACTGAAGGGACCCCACAAGGGGGGAGCATCTCACCCTTAATCAGTAACGTGTATCTGCACTATGTACTAGACGAATGGTTCTATCAACAGATACGACCGCTACTGAAAGGCGATAGTTTTCTTATCCGTTTTGCTGACGACTTTCTGTTAGGATTTACCAACAAGGAAGACGCGTTACGGGTGATGCATGTGCTACCCAAACGCTTAGGGAAATATGGACTGATGCTGCATCCTGAGAAAACCAAGCTAATAGACTTGACAACAAAAAAGGGAGGACCAGACCAGGAAAAGAACACATTTGACTTTTTAGGCTTCTGCCACCACATGGGTTTTAGCCGCAAAGGCAAATGTATCCTTAAACGTAAGACCAGTAGCAAGAAATTAAATGCCTCATTGAATCGGATGAGTGAATGGATAAGAAACAATAGAGATAAAATAGGAATACAGGAATTGTTAACCGGAATAAACCAGAAACTTCGAGGCCATTACGTCTACTATGGAATAACATTCAACAGCCGAAGGCTTAACTCGTACTATCGCCAAACCCAACGACTATTGCACAAATGGCTTAACCGCCGCGGTGGCAAAAGGGTATGGATATGGGAAAAGATTATAAAGCTAACGGAAGAATGGTTGCCTTTAGAGAGACCTAGAATCTATCACAATCGTCTTTTAGCGAGACCGTAA
- the ltrA gene encoding group II intron reverse transcriptase/maturase, which produces MKEGKKQGSRREKKKKVDEMLLEEILSRPNMLAAYDRVTGNKGAAGIDGVEAKDFKLQLDGAWVQVKSQLENGSYQPQAVKRVTIPKPNGGERHLGIPTYMDRLIQQAISQVLVKQYEPTFSENSYGFRSEKNAHQAALKAKEYINAGYSHVVDLDLSQFFDRVNHDYLMNELSRRITDKRVLKLIHKILRSEIAEGANRIPCKQGVPQGGPLSPLLSNIILDKLDKELEKRGLRYVRYADDCSIYVKSKRAGDRVMESITRYIEKELKLVVNAVKSSVTRPWLMKLLGFTFYHKKGERGISVHRKSIAVYKDKVRAITCRSKPYSMPMRMERTRQLNQGWGNYFKLSETKSVFEELDMWVRSRLRLCYWQQWKKPRTRIAELIKLGISPNQAYQWGNIRKGKWRSVQSPMLRRAMSNSYLKKEGFTSLTDIVKPSKTVYV; this is translated from the coding sequence TTGAAAGAAGGAAAGAAACAAGGAAGCAGGAGAGAAAAAAAAAAGAAAGTAGATGAGATGTTACTGGAAGAAATCTTAAGCAGGCCCAATATGCTCGCAGCTTATGACCGGGTGACTGGCAATAAGGGAGCTGCTGGTATTGATGGAGTTGAAGCCAAAGACTTCAAACTGCAGCTTGACGGGGCATGGGTGCAGGTTAAATCCCAGCTGGAAAACGGGAGCTATCAACCGCAAGCGGTTAAGCGGGTAACGATCCCTAAGCCCAATGGCGGTGAACGTCATTTAGGAATACCAACCTACATGGACCGGTTAATCCAACAAGCAATCTCCCAAGTATTGGTGAAGCAGTACGAACCTACGTTCTCAGAAAATAGTTATGGGTTCCGCAGTGAAAAGAATGCCCATCAGGCAGCCTTAAAAGCAAAGGAATACATCAATGCTGGCTACAGCCACGTGGTAGACCTTGACCTGTCGCAGTTCTTCGATCGGGTGAACCATGATTATCTGATGAATGAGTTGAGCCGTCGAATAACGGACAAGCGGGTTCTAAAATTGATCCACAAAATACTTAGAAGTGAGATAGCGGAAGGTGCCAACCGTATACCCTGTAAACAAGGGGTACCTCAAGGCGGCCCGCTAAGTCCACTGCTGTCCAACATTATCCTTGATAAATTGGACAAAGAGCTGGAAAAGCGAGGCCTGAGGTATGTAAGATACGCTGATGATTGTAGTATTTACGTAAAGAGCAAACGTGCTGGTGATCGGGTAATGGAAAGCATTACCCGTTACATAGAAAAGGAATTGAAGCTAGTAGTAAATGCGGTCAAAAGCAGTGTAACGCGTCCGTGGCTGATGAAACTGCTGGGGTTCACCTTCTATCATAAGAAAGGTGAAAGGGGAATAAGCGTCCATCGCAAAAGCATTGCAGTTTATAAGGACAAAGTTCGTGCAATTACATGCCGAAGCAAACCTTATAGTATGCCAATGCGTATGGAGCGCACCCGCCAACTGAACCAGGGTTGGGGAAATTACTTTAAGCTAAGTGAGACAAAATCGGTGTTTGAAGAACTGGACATGTGGGTCAGAAGCCGGCTACGCCTGTGCTATTGGCAGCAATGGAAAAAGCCCCGCACCCGAATTGCGGAGTTGATAAAATTAGGGATAAGCCCAAATCAGGCATACCAATGGGGTAATATTCGTAAAGGGAAATGGCGAAGCGTACAAAGTCCGATGCTTCGGCGTGCCATGAGTAACAGCTACTTAAAGAAAGAAGGCTTCACTAGTCTAACAGACATTGTAAAGCCTTCTAAAACTGTTTATGTTTAA